A genome region from Kogia breviceps isolate mKogBre1 chromosome 13, mKogBre1 haplotype 1, whole genome shotgun sequence includes the following:
- the MAP7 gene encoding ensconsin isoform X15, translated as MCPRSASCSPINIMPYKAAHSRNPMERPKFFVTPPEGSRRRRTVHGTAGYKRERERENLPFHLIPGIRRALSPSHPKARSPASSRLWLPSKSFPHLPGTPRPASSMPPGPVKPAPAQVRPPSPGNIRPVKREVRVEPERKDPEKEPQKVANEPSLKGRALLVKVEEATVEEGTPVEPEVAPAAPEAASAPASAPASTPAPSSTVTASASLKTSAGTTDPEEATRLLAEKRRLAREQREKEEREKRETEELERQKREELAQRVAEERTRREEEARQLEAQQAREREEQLRRQEEERVRREREEMERIQKQKEEEARVREEAERVRQEREKHFQREEQERLERKKRLEEIMKRTRRTEASDKKTVDQRNGDITKGALIRGTAVSALPNMTNSPGQGEPAASPHVVTSHQSEVTVESTPNLEKQPNENGISVQNENFEEIINLPIGSKPSRLDVTNSESPNIPLNPILAFGDEGGTLGTLPQVDGVQTQQTAEVI; from the exons GGCtataaaagagagagggagagagaaaacttACCCTTCCACCTCATACCCGGCATCCGAAGGGCTCTATCTCCATCTCATCCCAAAGCCAGATCACCAGCTTCCTCCCGACTTTG GCTCCCATCCAAGTCCTTTCCCCATTTGCCTGGCACCCCCAGACCAGCATCCTCCATGCCTCCTGGACCAGTCAAACCTGCCCCTGCTCAGGTCCGGCCCCCCTCGCCCGGCAACATCCGCCCTGTCAAGAGAGAAGTCAGAGTGGAACCTGAGAGAAAAGACCCTGAGAAGGAACCTCAGAAAGTTGCCAATGAGCCCTCACTAAAGGGCAGGGCACTTTTGGTGAAGGTAGAAGAAGCCACAGTTGAAGAGGGGACACCTGTCGAACCAGAGGTTGCTCCTG CTGCTCCGGAGGCAGCCTCAGCACCAGCCTCCGCTCCAGCCTCCACCCCGGCCCCGTCATCCACTGTGACTGCCAGTGCTTCTCTGAAGACCTCTGCGGGCACCACTGACCCGGAGGAGGCCACGAGGCTGCTAGCTGAGAAGAGGCGGCTGGCCcgagagcagagagagaaggaggaaagggagaagagggagacGGAAGAGCTCGAAAG ACAAAAGCGAGAAGAATTGGCCCAAAGGGTGGCTGAAGAGAGAACCCGCCGCGAGGAGGAGGCCCGCCAGCTGGAGGCTCAGCAagccagggagagggaagagcagCTGCGGCGGCAGGAGGAGGAGCGGGTCCGGCGCGAGCGGGAGGAGATGGAGCGCATCCAGAAACAG AAAGAAGAGGAAGCTCGTGTTCGGGAAGAAGCAGAGAGGGTCCGGCAGGAACGAGAGAAGCATTTCCAGAGAGAAGAGCAGGAGCGCCTGGAGAGGAAGAAG CGACTTGAGGAGATAATGAAAAGAACCAGAAGAACAGAAGCTTCAGATAAG aaaACTGTTGATCAGAGAAATGGAGATATAACCAAGGGAGCGCTCATTAGAGGAACAG CGGTATCTGCACTTCCAAATATGACAAACTCTCCAGGACAAGGAGAACCAGCAGCCAGCCCCCATGTGGttacctcacaccaatcagaagtGACTGTGGAGAG TACTCCCAATTTggaaaaacaaccaaatgaaaatggaatatcagttcagaatgaaaattttgaagaaattatCAATTTACCCATTGGATCTAAACCATCCAGATTAGATGTCACCAACAGCGAGAGTCCAAACATTCCTTTGAATCCTATTTTGGCCTTTGGTGATGAAGGAGGGACACTTGGGACCCTGCCTCAGGTAGATGGTGTTCAAACACAACAGACAGCAG AAGTTATATGA
- the MAP7 gene encoding ensconsin isoform X14 yields the protein MMVWTPLASCSPINIMPYKAAHSRNPMERPKFFVTPPEGSRRRRTVHGTAGYKRERERENLPFHLIPGIRRALSPSHPKARSPASSRLWLPSKSFPHLPGTPRPASSMPPGPVKPAPAQVRPPSPGNIRPVKREVRVEPERKDPEKEPQKVANEPSLKGRALLVKVEEATVEEGTPVEPEVAPAAPEAASAPASAPASTPAPSSTVTASASLKTSAGTTDPEEATRLLAEKRRLAREQREKEEREKRETEELERQKREELAQRVAEERTRREEEARQLEAQQAREREEQLRRQEEERVRREREEMERIQKQKEEEARVREEAERVRQEREKHFQREEQERLERKKRLEEIMKRTRRTEASDKKTVDQRNGDITKGALIRGTAVSALPNMTNSPGQGEPAASPHVVTSHQSEVTVESTPNLEKQPNENGISVQNENFEEIINLPIGSKPSRLDVTNSESPNIPLNPILAFGDEGGTLGTLPQVDGVQTQQTAEVI from the exons GGCtataaaagagagagggagagagaaaacttACCCTTCCACCTCATACCCGGCATCCGAAGGGCTCTATCTCCATCTCATCCCAAAGCCAGATCACCAGCTTCCTCCCGACTTTG GCTCCCATCCAAGTCCTTTCCCCATTTGCCTGGCACCCCCAGACCAGCATCCTCCATGCCTCCTGGACCAGTCAAACCTGCCCCTGCTCAGGTCCGGCCCCCCTCGCCCGGCAACATCCGCCCTGTCAAGAGAGAAGTCAGAGTGGAACCTGAGAGAAAAGACCCTGAGAAGGAACCTCAGAAAGTTGCCAATGAGCCCTCACTAAAGGGCAGGGCACTTTTGGTGAAGGTAGAAGAAGCCACAGTTGAAGAGGGGACACCTGTCGAACCAGAGGTTGCTCCTG CTGCTCCGGAGGCAGCCTCAGCACCAGCCTCCGCTCCAGCCTCCACCCCGGCCCCGTCATCCACTGTGACTGCCAGTGCTTCTCTGAAGACCTCTGCGGGCACCACTGACCCGGAGGAGGCCACGAGGCTGCTAGCTGAGAAGAGGCGGCTGGCCcgagagcagagagagaaggaggaaagggagaagagggagacGGAAGAGCTCGAAAG ACAAAAGCGAGAAGAATTGGCCCAAAGGGTGGCTGAAGAGAGAACCCGCCGCGAGGAGGAGGCCCGCCAGCTGGAGGCTCAGCAagccagggagagggaagagcagCTGCGGCGGCAGGAGGAGGAGCGGGTCCGGCGCGAGCGGGAGGAGATGGAGCGCATCCAGAAACAG AAAGAAGAGGAAGCTCGTGTTCGGGAAGAAGCAGAGAGGGTCCGGCAGGAACGAGAGAAGCATTTCCAGAGAGAAGAGCAGGAGCGCCTGGAGAGGAAGAAG CGACTTGAGGAGATAATGAAAAGAACCAGAAGAACAGAAGCTTCAGATAAG aaaACTGTTGATCAGAGAAATGGAGATATAACCAAGGGAGCGCTCATTAGAGGAACAG CGGTATCTGCACTTCCAAATATGACAAACTCTCCAGGACAAGGAGAACCAGCAGCCAGCCCCCATGTGGttacctcacaccaatcagaagtGACTGTGGAGAG TACTCCCAATTTggaaaaacaaccaaatgaaaatggaatatcagttcagaatgaaaattttgaagaaattatCAATTTACCCATTGGATCTAAACCATCCAGATTAGATGTCACCAACAGCGAGAGTCCAAACATTCCTTTGAATCCTATTTTGGCCTTTGGTGATGAAGGAGGGACACTTGGGACCCTGCCTCAGGTAGATGGTGTTCAAACACAACAGACAGCAG AAGTTATATGA